The following are encoded together in the Candidatus Tumulicola sp. genome:
- a CDS encoding OprD family outer membrane porin, producing MSYRSITQGLVAAGVLWTAMGAHAQAQTSPTPVPPPATVVTGTPTPGPLTFNGQFRSYYFTRQNASNNPGAQFNFSSPKYSSTGVNQASWSSSIGLHADYQLPDLKGLFIGGSYILANPVDGPCSVAANHAKGDPCVSQAPPNTNPDDTLPGFGLDTFYEGYIGFKNADWYAKGGDQVFSSPWAGPSDSRLKPEAYQGVDVAFTGLKNFTFEAADMWQFENRTANNFSNTTLLTSFPAGNSGMPANIYVPGGGSINTSGFFYGKAGYSSPSGLTLDGYFYGVSDLANMWWFDGKYVFTESKYKPFVEMQGGTESNAGVSYIGKIDSQVIGARIGANVTKNILLTFAYDGLPWHNETTFLPKGASCSSSTFQLATKGVTVANFLPLTNNGTAVCSNNANGSVNLYYGGWASPYTDNYTSDPFFTTMGAQGMIERRSAGSSEKLALTYTSTNNRITFFAAYGWLQYGNALVSNANTWEWDIDGTYRFNKWSGKGIYKGLMLRDRFFNRYIGNTFCGASSTTCPVGYAYGAQYLGGLPVFKYNRAQLEYDF from the coding sequence TTGAGTTACCGGAGTATTACGCAAGGCCTGGTCGCCGCCGGCGTCCTTTGGACGGCCATGGGGGCGCACGCCCAGGCGCAAACCTCTCCAACACCAGTCCCACCGCCGGCAACGGTGGTCACGGGCACGCCGACCCCCGGCCCGCTAACATTTAACGGACAGTTCCGTTCGTATTATTTCACGCGTCAAAACGCGTCGAACAATCCGGGTGCGCAGTTCAACTTCAGCAGCCCGAAATATAGCTCGACCGGCGTGAACCAGGCGTCCTGGAGTTCGTCCATAGGCCTACACGCCGACTACCAACTGCCGGATCTCAAAGGCCTGTTTATCGGCGGTTCGTACATCCTTGCGAACCCGGTCGACGGCCCATGTTCGGTTGCCGCGAATCACGCGAAGGGCGACCCGTGCGTGAGCCAAGCTCCGCCCAACACGAACCCCGACGACACGTTGCCGGGATTCGGACTCGACACGTTCTACGAAGGATACATCGGCTTTAAGAATGCCGATTGGTACGCCAAGGGCGGCGACCAGGTGTTCAGCTCGCCGTGGGCGGGCCCGTCGGATTCGCGCCTAAAGCCGGAAGCGTATCAAGGCGTCGACGTTGCGTTCACCGGTCTCAAGAATTTCACGTTCGAAGCTGCCGATATGTGGCAGTTCGAAAATCGCACTGCCAACAACTTTTCGAATACCACCCTGCTCACGAGCTTCCCGGCCGGCAACAGCGGTATGCCCGCCAACATTTACGTGCCGGGCGGCGGCTCGATCAACACGAGCGGGTTCTTCTACGGGAAGGCCGGCTACTCGAGTCCGTCCGGCCTCACGCTCGACGGTTATTTCTACGGCGTGTCGGATCTCGCTAACATGTGGTGGTTCGACGGAAAATACGTCTTTACAGAGTCGAAGTATAAGCCGTTCGTCGAGATGCAAGGCGGTACTGAATCAAATGCCGGTGTCTCCTACATTGGCAAGATCGACAGCCAGGTGATCGGTGCACGCATCGGTGCGAACGTTACGAAGAACATTCTGCTCACCTTCGCCTACGATGGATTGCCGTGGCACAATGAAACGACATTTCTTCCCAAAGGCGCGAGCTGCAGCAGTTCGACTTTTCAACTCGCGACCAAGGGCGTTACGGTTGCGAACTTTCTGCCGCTGACGAACAACGGCACCGCCGTGTGCTCGAATAATGCTAATGGCTCCGTCAACCTGTACTACGGCGGTTGGGCCAGCCCGTACACCGACAACTATACGTCCGACCCGTTCTTCACTACGATGGGCGCGCAGGGCATGATCGAGCGTCGCTCGGCCGGCTCCTCGGAGAAGCTCGCCCTCACGTACACGTCCACCAACAACCGGATCACCTTCTTCGCCGCGTACGGCTGGCTTCAATACGGAAACGCGCTCGTGTCGAACGCGAACACCTGGGAGTGGGACATCGACGGCACGTACCGGTTTAACAAATGGAGTGGTAAGGGGATCTACAAAGGCCTGATGCTGCGCGATCGATTCTTCAATCGCTACATCGGCAACACGTTCTGTGGAGCGAGCAGCACGACGTGTCCTGTTGGATACGCGTACGGCGCGCAGTACCTCGGCGGTCTGCCGGTGTTCAAGTACAACCGGGCGCAGCTCGAGTACGACTTCTAA
- a CDS encoding FUSC family protein, which yields MAGTLASFLLTYALCVRFGANNSPAILSVVLSVGLTRSLQQHGFHVLWRRIVTIPVIALGGALVGALFLHLPAIAAIVFVLGMGASVALRRYGRSASAIGGVIALTLMAMLIVPAPIDRAAGVPVAIALVIAAAIIAQLCSWAAAFAGKLAGWTTTVEASRPPRKTGAPEPTRRLAATDRMALQMIVALAFAFGIGMTAFRMHWPWVVLSAFIVTSGAIGRADALYKALLRIGGAIFGTLVAESLRFVHIANSTEYAMVMFAVLFFGMWLRPINYAYWAACTTLLFGLVLDPQSGSSFSVFGIRVLCIVVGAVCGVAATWFVVPIRSSHVVKRRLADAMGDMRDVLSGEKRDLHHHTNQLERIAPAWRLHRATLGQRESHAHPATWIERAHALLEHMRTPEFDRRQAGSDLKRLRNDVFGERRD from the coding sequence ATGGCCGGCACGCTCGCAAGTTTTTTGCTGACGTACGCGCTGTGCGTGCGATTCGGAGCGAACAACTCGCCGGCGATTCTTTCGGTGGTATTGTCGGTCGGTCTGACGCGCTCGTTGCAACAGCACGGATTTCACGTGCTATGGCGGCGTATCGTCACGATCCCCGTTATCGCACTCGGCGGCGCTTTGGTGGGCGCACTGTTCTTGCACCTGCCCGCAATTGCGGCGATCGTTTTCGTGCTGGGGATGGGTGCGTCGGTGGCGTTGCGCCGGTACGGCCGTTCGGCCTCGGCCATCGGCGGCGTTATCGCTCTGACGCTGATGGCGATGTTGATCGTTCCCGCGCCGATCGATAGAGCTGCCGGTGTTCCCGTCGCGATCGCGCTCGTGATCGCCGCCGCGATTATCGCGCAGCTATGCTCGTGGGCCGCCGCGTTTGCCGGAAAACTAGCTGGTTGGACGACCACCGTCGAGGCATCCCGGCCGCCTCGCAAGACGGGTGCCCCCGAGCCAACGCGCCGCTTGGCCGCAACCGATCGCATGGCGCTGCAGATGATCGTCGCGCTCGCCTTCGCGTTTGGAATCGGCATGACGGCCTTCCGCATGCACTGGCCGTGGGTCGTGCTGAGCGCATTCATCGTTACCAGCGGTGCGATCGGTCGCGCTGATGCGCTGTACAAAGCGTTGTTGCGAATAGGCGGAGCGATCTTCGGAACGCTCGTCGCCGAGTCGTTGCGATTCGTACACATCGCCAACTCGACCGAGTATGCGATGGTAATGTTTGCGGTATTATTTTTCGGTATGTGGCTTCGCCCGATCAATTACGCGTACTGGGCGGCCTGCACGACGCTCTTATTCGGGCTCGTTCTGGATCCGCAAAGCGGTTCGAGTTTTTCGGTGTTCGGTATTCGCGTTCTCTGCATCGTCGTCGGAGCGGTGTGCGGTGTCGCGGCTACGTGGTTCGTCGTCCCGATTCGCAGCTCGCACGTCGTCAAGCGACGACTGGCAGACGCGATGGGTGATATGCGCGACGTATTGAGCGGCGAAAAACGCGATCTGCACCATCACACCAACCAGCTCGAACGCATCGCACCGGCCTGGCGTTTGCATCGCGCGACGCTGGGTCAGCGGGAATCTCACGCGCACCCCGCGACATGGATCGAACGCGCGCACGCGCTACTCGAGCACATGCGAACGCCGGAATTCGACCGGCGCCAAGCCGGTAGCGATTTAAAACGTTTGCGAAACGACGTCTTCGGCGAACGCCGAGACTAG
- the tdh gene encoding L-threonine 3-dehydrogenase, producing the protein MSSMRALTKAAPGPGFTLADAPIPQIGPNDVLIRVEKAGVCGTDQHIYRWDAWAQERVHPPLIVGHEFMGTVTEVGSAVRSVVPGDRVSAEGHIADLTCLLCRTGQAHICRQVEIIGVDRDGAFAEFIAMPEYNVWKLDPAIPDKYAAILDPFGNAVHTVMAAGVSVKNVVITGVGAIGLMAVGVARAAGANAIFAIDRNPAKLEIARRLGADETFLAGDESIADRVREKTGGNGADVLLEMSGAESAIDAGLETLRNGAVAAMLGIPSQPIRIDLAQRIIFKGITMLGINGRRMFETWYQAQTLLASGRIDLAPVVTHVLPYLEYDRAFALMESGEAAKVVLDFKGDLATA; encoded by the coding sequence ATGTCATCCATGCGAGCACTTACCAAAGCCGCCCCGGGCCCGGGCTTCACGCTGGCCGACGCTCCGATTCCGCAAATTGGCCCGAACGACGTTTTGATTCGCGTTGAAAAAGCCGGCGTCTGCGGAACCGACCAGCACATTTATCGCTGGGACGCATGGGCTCAGGAACGTGTTCATCCACCCTTGATCGTCGGACACGAGTTCATGGGAACCGTTACCGAGGTTGGCTCGGCGGTGCGATCGGTGGTGCCCGGCGACCGCGTGTCCGCCGAGGGGCACATCGCCGATTTAACGTGTCTGTTGTGCCGCACCGGCCAAGCGCACATTTGCCGGCAAGTGGAAATTATCGGGGTCGATCGCGACGGCGCCTTCGCCGAGTTCATCGCGATGCCCGAGTATAACGTTTGGAAGCTCGACCCGGCGATTCCGGATAAATACGCCGCAATCTTGGACCCTTTCGGCAACGCGGTCCACACGGTAATGGCGGCCGGCGTTAGCGTCAAGAACGTGGTGATTACCGGCGTCGGCGCGATCGGTTTGATGGCCGTCGGCGTTGCGCGTGCGGCCGGCGCCAACGCGATCTTCGCAATCGACCGCAATCCCGCTAAACTCGAAATCGCACGACGACTCGGCGCAGACGAAACGTTTCTTGCCGGCGACGAAAGCATCGCCGACCGCGTGCGAGAGAAAACCGGTGGCAACGGTGCCGACGTGTTGCTCGAGATGTCGGGCGCCGAGTCCGCGATCGACGCGGGTTTGGAGACGTTGCGCAACGGTGCGGTCGCAGCGATGCTCGGTATCCCGAGTCAACCGATCCGTATCGATTTGGCACAGCGCATCATTTTCAAAGGCATCACGATGCTGGGCATCAACGGACGCCGCATGTTCGAAACGTGGTATCAGGCGCAGACGCTGCTGGCGAGCGGTCGCATCGATTTAGCGCCGGTCGTGACACACGTGCTGCCGTACTTGGAGTACGATCGTGCTTTTGCTCTGATGGAAAGCGGCGAAGCGGCGAAGGTGGTACTCGACTTTAAAGGAGACCTTGCAACGGCATGA
- a CDS encoding glycine C-acetyltransferase, with protein sequence MSQTFERKLQGDLDALRAAGTYKHLRHITTPMAPEVHMEEAGNVIVLSSNNYLGLADLPEVVEAGKRGLDQYGAGTASVRFICGTFDIHRTLERRIASFLGTEASLSYVACWNANTGLFATICDQGSAIISDELNHASIIDGVRLASKARRERYKHSDMDQLREKLEAVKGCFPIVIVTDGVFSMEGDLAKLPEIVKLARAHDAIVVVDDSHGTGVMGKTGRGTIEHFGLTGQVDIITGTLGKALGGAAGGFVAGSTALIETLIQRSRPQLFSNALPATVACSSLEAIEYLDAHPDLVQRLRDNTAYFRTGLQRIGYSPLEGESAIVPIIVGETSFAIAMSDKLLAAGVFVTGFGFPVVPEGAARIRVQISAALTKEEMDRALAAFEDVGKAVGILSAS encoded by the coding sequence ATGAGCCAAACCTTCGAACGGAAACTACAGGGCGATCTCGACGCGCTGCGCGCGGCCGGAACCTACAAGCATTTACGCCACATCACCACGCCGATGGCGCCGGAAGTCCATATGGAAGAGGCCGGCAACGTCATCGTGCTATCGAGTAACAATTATTTGGGTTTAGCCGACCTGCCCGAAGTCGTCGAAGCTGGCAAGCGTGGCCTCGACCAATATGGGGCCGGCACGGCATCGGTTCGTTTTATCTGCGGGACGTTCGACATTCACCGCACGCTCGAGCGTCGCATCGCATCGTTTTTAGGAACCGAGGCGTCGCTCTCGTATGTCGCCTGCTGGAATGCCAATACAGGGTTGTTTGCGACGATCTGCGATCAGGGTTCGGCAATTATCTCCGATGAATTGAACCACGCGTCGATTATCGACGGCGTACGGTTGGCATCCAAAGCGCGTCGCGAACGCTACAAGCACAGCGACATGGATCAGCTGCGCGAAAAGCTCGAGGCCGTTAAAGGCTGCTTCCCGATCGTGATCGTCACCGACGGCGTATTCTCGATGGAAGGGGATCTGGCGAAGCTGCCGGAGATCGTGAAGCTCGCGCGAGCGCACGATGCGATCGTGGTGGTCGACGATTCGCACGGCACCGGCGTCATGGGCAAGACCGGCCGCGGCACCATCGAGCATTTCGGTTTGACCGGCCAGGTCGACATCATCACGGGGACGCTTGGCAAAGCGCTGGGCGGTGCCGCAGGGGGATTCGTTGCCGGAAGCACTGCCCTGATCGAGACGTTGATTCAGCGTTCGCGCCCGCAGCTGTTTTCGAATGCGTTACCGGCGACGGTCGCGTGCAGCTCGCTGGAAGCGATCGAGTATCTCGACGCGCATCCCGATCTGGTGCAACGCCTGCGCGACAACACCGCCTACTTCCGCACCGGCTTGCAACGCATCGGGTATTCGCCGCTCGAAGGCGAGAGCGCGATCGTTCCGATCATCGTTGGTGAAACGTCGTTTGCAATCGCGATGAGCGACAAGCTCTTGGCCGCCGGCGTGTTCGTCACCGGTTTCGGCTTTCCGGTTGTGCCCGAAGGAGCGGCACGAATTCGCGTACAGATTAGTGCGGCGCTGACGAAGGAAGAGATGGACCGTGCCTTGGCGGCGTTTGAAGATGTCGGAAAAGCCGTGGGAATCCTCAGCGCTTCTTAG